The DNA segment AGTGGCCCTGGATGGGGCCGATGTGCATCTGGATGTTCCGCTGGGGTGGCGAGCCGCCCAATCCCAGCGATCCAACACCCTTCTTCCAACTGGTCGACTTCGACTTCAACCCGCTGCCCGCCTACACCATCGTCAAAGACCACCTGACCACGGCGGGCCAGGCGCAGCCCGACGCGGCGCGGCGCAATCCGGTGGCGACGGCGGCGACCGCCATCGGCGCTGGGCTGGTGGTCGCGGCGGGCGCGTGGCTGCTTCCGGCGCTGGCGGCGCTCTCGGCGGATGTGGAGCGGCGCAGCCGTACCCGTCGGCGGGCGGTCGGAGGGCAGCTCGCGGGCGGGCTGCACCGGCTGCCGCTGCCCAGCGATCGGATGATGCTGGCGCTGCAAGCGCTGGCGCTGCTGCTCTTCTACTTCGGCTCGGCCCAGCTTCCGATCACCGCGCTGGGCGGCGGAATCTTCCTGCTGCTGGCGCTGCTGCGGCCCAACCTGGCGCTGCTCTTCATCCCGGCCACTGTGCCGCTGTACCTTGCGCCCAAGGGCGTGTGGGATCAGCGCTTCGGCCTGTCGCGGCCTGAGGGCTACTTCATGCCCGCGCACGAGTTTGTGCTGCTGTGCGTCGTGGCGGGGACCGCGCTCGTTCTGCTACGGCGGCGTGCGTGGCGGGCGCTCGAACCCCGCAAGATCTTCGCCGCGCCGCTGTGGCCGATCCTGCTCTTCGGGGTCGTCGGGACACTGGGCGTGATCGTCGCGGCTGCGCGGGGCGCGGCGCTGCGCGAGTGGCGCTGGCTGATCGTCGAGCCGCTGCTGTTCTACGGGCTGGTACGCTACTGGGCGGTCGCTCCGCAGCAGCGCTGGCGGCTGATCTGGGCCTGGCTGATCACCGGCGCGGTCGTCGCGGCGATCGGCCTGTTGCAGCTTGGCGGGATCGATCTGGCGGCGCTGCTGCCGCAAGGCCAGTGCTTCAGCGAGCGCGTGGTGCTGGCCGAGGGCGGCTTGCGGCGGATCAGCTCGGTCTACTGCCATCCGAACAATCTTGCGCTGGCGCTCGACCGTGTGTGGCCCGTGTGGGCAGCGCTGGCGCTGCCGGGCATCGCGCTGCATGGTCGCTGGCTGCGCATCCTCGATCGGCGGGCGTGGCTGCTGGGCGGCGCGCTGCTCTGTCTGGCGGCGCTCGGCGCGACCTTCTCCAAGGGCGCGTTTTTGGGCACGTTCGTCGCGCTGCTGCTGCTGGGCCTGCTGCTATGGCGGCGCGGCCATGCGCTTGGGGTGCTGCTGCTGGCCGTTGCATCGCTCGGCGCGGCAGGCGTGCTGCTGCTGGGCCTGGCGCTGGGCATCGAGCGGCTGAATCCGCTGGGCGGCTCCTCCGGCGCGCGCGTCGAGCTCTGGACCTCGGCGCTGCGGATGGCGCGGGATCGCCCGCTGACCGGCGTTGGTCTGGATCAGTTCTATCACTACCGCACCGCGCCGGAGTTTGGCGCGCGCTACATCGATCCGGCGGCGCGCGCGACCAACGAGCAGTATGCCTCGCATCCCCACAACCTGCTCCTCGATCTGCTAGTGCGCACAGGTCCGCTCGGCCTGATCGCGATGGCCTGGCTCGTGATACACTTCTTCCGGCAGGGTCGGTGGCTGATCGCGCTGCCCGGCGACGACGGCGCGCTGATGCTTGGCCTGATCGCCGCGATGGGCGCGGCCCTGACACATGGACTGGTGGACAACTTCTACTTCGTGCCCGACCTGGCCTTGAGCTTCTGGCTGATGCTGGGCCTTGCAGACACGCTGACCGCGCACCGATCGGCACCGCCTCATCGTGACTAAACCTAGCGGGAGCAACAACGTGTTGAACAACCTCCTTGAGCGCTTCAGAACCGCCCGCCCGCCCGCCACCCCCACCGCACCGAACAAAGCTACTGCTCGAATGCTGGCAGCCGACATGCTGCACCAAAGCACGTTCGATCCCGGCGAGATGCTGGCGCAGGCCAGGCACCTTATCGCCGAGAACAGCTTCGGATACGCCCGCCGGGTGCTCGATCGGGTGCGGGCGCTACCCACCCTGAGCCGACATCCGGCGCTGCGCCTCGAAATCTATCAAACGTCTGCGCTGTGTACCTATCAAGACGCCGACCTACCACCCGACGATCGCTGCGACCTGGCGCTCGACATCCTGTGCCAGGTAGAAGACCTTGAGACGACGACGAATCAGGAAACGCTAGGGCTGGCTGGCGACATCTACCAGCACAAATGGGAGGCCGATACCCAGCGGCAGTATCTTGAGCGAGCGCTCCACTATTACCTGCGCGGCTATGCTCAAGGCCCGGCCAACGATCAGGGATACACCGGAATCAACGCTGCTTTCATTCTGGACCTGCTGGCGCACGAGGAAGCGGCGGGCATGCTGCAAGCCGACGGCATCGCATCGCAAGCCGAGCAGCGCCGCGCCGAGGCCAGCCGTATCCGCGACGATATTGTGCGCAGCGTCGCTCCTTTGATCGAACAGCCGGAGTACGCACGCATGGCTACGACCTGGGAACTGTATAGCACGCTTGCCGAGGCGCTGTTTGGGATTGGACACTACGACGATGCCGTCGCCTGGCTGGAGCGTGGCAGGGCCGCCGTGCCGCACACACCCGAATGGCAATACCAGGCGACGGTGCATCAGCTTGCGACGATCGCGATCTTGCAGGCCGATCCTGCGCTTTCAGACCAGGGCTTCGAGGATTCAGCGCCCTGGCGCGCGCTCAAGCAGTTTTTGGGCGACGACGCTGCTGCGGTGCGCAGCGCGTTCATCGGCAAGATCGGGCTGGCCTTGTCGGGCGGCGGCTTTCGGGCGTCGCTGTTTCACATTGGCACGCTGGCAAAACTTGCCGAGCTAGACCTGCTGCGGCATGTCGAGGTGCTGTCGTGTGTCTCAGGCGGCTCGATCATCGGCGCGCACTACTACCTCGAAGTGCGGCACCTGCTGCAATCGAAGGCCGATCACGAGATTACCCGGCAGGACTACATCGACCTCGTCGCGCGGATCGAGCGGCAGTTTGTCACGGGCGTGCAGCGCAATATTCGTATGCGTGTCGGCGCGGAGTTTTTGACCAACCTGATGATGCTGTTTCGCCTCCACTACTCAAGCACGCAGCGCGTGGGCGAACTCTACGAGCGCGAAATTTTCTCGCGCGTCGCGGACGGCGAGGGCAATCAGGCGCGCTGGCTGAGCAATCTGTTGATCAAGCCGGTAGGCGAGCGTGACAACTTCAATCCAAAGTATCACAACTGGCGACGCGCGGCGAAAGTGCCGATCCTGATCCTCAACGCCACGACACTTAACACCGGCCATAACTGGCAGTTCACGGCATCGTGGATGGGCGAGCCGCCCGCAAGCATAA comes from the Herpetosiphonaceae bacterium genome and includes:
- a CDS encoding O-antigen ligase family protein, yielding MRATSLRSSIIRAGLRLLLLGCAALLFAGSIWWDNAANRGVTPRPAPPIPFTDVPRGGVNAYLLHAEVIFKPNGSVDPDNKVKRTFEMIAAAGMHWVRVQFPWEDIEICGKGNFRDCRHADADAWAKYDYIVEQAERNGLELIVRLDSPPDWARERFRATPEVQAAAADGRRVTGPPDNLDDFGGFAATVAARYRERLRFFQIWNEPNLPGEWNYHRQDPAELVEMLRLVRARIKAVNPDAAILFPALSPTDGRGDGVNDLAYLQGVYDAGGRELFDIMSAQLYGLGQPPTEHRYIKPGDSPLHPIDTKTDVGRVVLLREIMVRNGDERKAIWVSELGWNSAPKTLGPAALTWGEPVSEELKGTYLVQAMQRAEREWPWMGPMCIWMFRWGGEPPNPSDPTPFFQLVDFDFNPLPAYTIVKDHLTTAGQAQPDAARRNPVATAATAIGAGLVVAAGAWLLPALAALSADVERRSRTRRRAVGGQLAGGLHRLPLPSDRMMLALQALALLLFYFGSAQLPITALGGGIFLLLALLRPNLALLFIPATVPLYLAPKGVWDQRFGLSRPEGYFMPAHEFVLLCVVAGTALVLLRRRAWRALEPRKIFAAPLWPILLFGVVGTLGVIVAAARGAALREWRWLIVEPLLFYGLVRYWAVAPQQRWRLIWAWLITGAVVAAIGLLQLGGIDLAALLPQGQCFSERVVLAEGGLRRISSVYCHPNNLALALDRVWPVWAALALPGIALHGRWLRILDRRAWLLGGALLCLAALGATFSKGAFLGTFVALLLLGLLLWRRGHALGVLLLAVASLGAAGVLLLGLALGIERLNPLGGSSGARVELWTSALRMARDRPLTGVGLDQFYHYRTAPEFGARYIDPAARATNEQYASHPHNLLLDLLVRTGPLGLIAMAWLVIHFFRQGRWLIALPGDDGALMLGLIAAMGAALTHGLVDNFYFVPDLALSFWLMLGLADTLTAHRSAPPHRD
- a CDS encoding tetratricopeptide repeat-containing protein — its product is MLNNLLERFRTARPPATPTAPNKATARMLAADMLHQSTFDPGEMLAQARHLIAENSFGYARRVLDRVRALPTLSRHPALRLEIYQTSALCTYQDADLPPDDRCDLALDILCQVEDLETTTNQETLGLAGDIYQHKWEADTQRQYLERALHYYLRGYAQGPANDQGYTGINAAFILDLLAHEEAAGMLQADGIASQAEQRRAEASRIRDDIVRSVAPLIEQPEYARMATTWELYSTLAEALFGIGHYDDAVAWLERGRAAVPHTPEWQYQATVHQLATIAILQADPALSDQGFEDSAPWRALKQFLGDDAAAVRSAFIGKIGLALSGGGFRASLFHIGTLAKLAELDLLRHVEVLSCVSGGSIIGAHYYLEVRHLLQSKADHEITRQDYIDLVARIERQFVTGVQRNIRMRVGAEFLTNLMMLFRLHYSSTQRVGELYEREIFSRVADGEGNQARWLSNLLIKPVGERDNFNPKYHNWRRAAKVPILILNATTLNTGHNWQFTASWMGEPPASINSEIDSNDQLRRMYYWEAPEPHKSVRLGHAVAASACVPGLFEPLALDKLYPDRVVRLVDGGVCDNQGVTGLLEENCTVVLTSDGSGQMESQNVPSHGLLGVPLRTISILQARVREAEYSDLKARRRSALLRGFMFIHLKEDFDGVPIDWVDCRDPYDVPTDGRVASQNADQTCYGIARPIQQRLAAIRTDLDSFSDVEAYTLMTSAYRMTEYAFEHGQPIQGFTPTAAPVAWKFLAVESGMKGSGQAYQWLNRLLSVSNQVAFKTWNLLLPLRIVTGVLALGLAALAIWAYFAFDLARYQVVPAITLGLISAWLLAATLTALVTYFLGKNAARVIHWRETLLRIAIGIGMCLLGWIVIRIQLHIFDRWFLKLGSLAAFQRQENESPSSLHGS